The following proteins are encoded in a genomic region of Bacillota bacterium:
- a CDS encoding galactokinase has protein sequence MKETLRTIFEKQFEPNPNTRFFFSPGRINLIGEHTDYNGGYVFPCALSIGNYGAISLRNDKLIRLYSENLSEFGIITLNLINLNYQSSHGWANYAKGVIKELLLRGYKINQGFDIAILGNLPVSAGLSSSASIELLISTMMNECFHLGISKTDLALLSQKVENEYIHVNCGIMDQFVIANGKEGHALLLDTAKLEYSLVSLDLKDYEIVICNSKVKRGLVDSAYNERRQECEAALIILQQKLDIHFLCNISIQEFNPYRNLFENPILLKRATHVISENSRTLEAYSLLIKHDILGFGKLITQSHQSLRDDFQVSCKELDGLVDLALNEGSLGSRMTGAGFGGCTINIVSKDRVEEFKKNVSRAYVGLFGITPDILISYASDGAKEI, from the coding sequence ATGAAAGAGACTTTAAGAACCATATTTGAAAAACAATTCGAACCAAATCCAAACACTAGATTCTTTTTTTCACCTGGAAGAATTAATTTAATTGGAGAACATACCGATTACAATGGTGGATACGTTTTTCCCTGTGCACTGTCTATTGGAAATTATGGTGCTATTTCTTTAAGAAACGATAAATTGATACGTTTATATTCCGAAAATTTGTCTGAATTTGGTATTATCACACTAAATTTAATCAATCTAAATTATCAATCTTCACATGGATGGGCAAATTATGCAAAAGGAGTCATTAAAGAACTCCTATTAAGAGGATATAAAATCAATCAAGGATTTGACATTGCGATTCTTGGAAATCTTCCTGTAAGCGCGGGATTATCGAGCAGTGCTTCCATCGAATTATTGATTTCGACCATGATGAATGAATGTTTTCATTTAGGTATAAGTAAAACAGATCTTGCACTTTTATCTCAAAAAGTAGAAAATGAATACATTCATGTTAACTGTGGCATTATGGATCAGTTTGTAATCGCAAACGGAAAAGAAGGTCATGCACTTTTGCTTGATACGGCTAAACTTGAGTATTCTTTGGTTTCACTTGATTTAAAAGATTACGAAATTGTCATCTGTAATTCAAAGGTAAAACGTGGTTTAGTTGATTCTGCCTATAATGAAAGAAGGCAAGAATGCGAAGCAGCTTTAATTATCTTACAACAAAAATTAGATATTCATTTTTTATGTAATATCTCTATTCAAGAATTTAATCCTTACCGAAATCTATTTGAAAATCCCATTTTATTAAAAAGAGCGACTCATGTGATTAGTGAGAATTCAAGAACGCTTGAAGCTTATTCACTTCTTATCAAACATGATATCTTAGGATTCGGAAAATTAATTACACAATCTCATCAATCTTTACGAGATGACTTTCAAGTATCTTGTAAAGAACTAGATGGTTTAGTTGATTTAGCATTAAACGAAGGCAGCCTTGGTTCTAGAATGACCGGAGCTGGGTTTGGTGGATGCACAATCAATATTGT
- a CDS encoding alpha/beta hydrolase: MDPKYIYLIVALTILIIYLTISYFIYKKIFLMKGNRQYSVVNQEDPFFNPSWKWYEKVPKETVKIKAYDNTILKGVYIPSIDEKSLNTAIILHGYHSVSTDMVLVAKTYSDLGFKVLLPDLRGHGLSEGIFTSFGHYEKYDLKRWINFVLRTYGSTDSILLDGVSMGASTVMLASTLQLPENVKFIVADSGFPSMNEVFIKSFKPKIGLLFLPGVSLITYYFHHFFLGQIKPIHEVRKSKIPIFFIHGTQDELIPFDMAKKLYATSKSPFKELYSVENAKHALGYKDDKAGIDARLKEILPDFFDIKKSFLKQTK; this comes from the coding sequence ATGGATCCAAAATACATCTATTTAATAGTAGCATTAACAATTCTTATTATTTATTTAACCATATCCTATTTCATCTATAAAAAAATCTTTTTGATGAAAGGAAATAGACAATATAGTGTAGTCAATCAAGAAGATCCTTTTTTTAATCCTTCTTGGAAGTGGTACGAAAAAGTTCCAAAAGAAACTGTAAAAATAAAGGCTTATGATAATACAATTTTAAAAGGTGTCTATATACCAAGCATTGATGAGAAATCTTTAAATACAGCTATTATCTTACATGGATATCATTCTGTTTCAACGGATATGGTACTTGTCGCAAAAACGTATAGTGACTTAGGATTTAAAGTTCTTTTACCGGATTTAAGAGGTCATGGACTTAGCGAAGGAATATTTACAAGTTTTGGCCATTACGAAAAATATGATTTGAAACGTTGGATTAATTTTGTGTTAAGAACGTATGGCTCAACGGATAGCATTTTACTAGATGGCGTTTCGATGGGAGCTTCAACTGTTATGTTAGCTTCCACGTTACAATTACCTGAAAACGTCAAGTTTATTGTCGCAGATTCTGGGTTTCCAAGCATGAATGAAGTGTTTATTAAAAGTTTTAAGCCAAAAATAGGACTGTTATTTTTACCTGGAGTTAGTCTCATTACTTATTATTTTCATCATTTTTTTCTAGGACAAATTAAACCAATTCATGAAGTTAGAAAAAGTAAAATCCCCATTTTTTTCATCCACGGGACACAAGACGAATTGATACCTTTTGATATGGCAAAAAAACTATATGCCACTTCAAAATCTCCCTTTAAAGAATTGTATTCGGTTGAAAATGCAAAGCATGCTTTAGGATATAAAGATGACAAAGCAGGAATTGATGCTAGATTAAAAGAGATTCTACCAGATTTTTTTGACATTAAAAAATCGTTTTTAAAACAAACAAAATGA
- a CDS encoding cellobiose phosphorylase: MNKDYLYFDKTFEINSYDRKKTFASFLPGLAGKKGIPLWAFYVNRGQGVSSFGIRDKNGAILEFYPANLAYMYVSKIGFRTFIKVNGVVHEFFDNSDQTQTRKMHITQSSLKIIEENHTLGLSISVTYFGLPNEDIAALTRLVEIKNVSKEPISFEVLDGLAQILPSGVDYGGYKAISNLLRSWMNVENLDKKIAFYKLRSSIGDEAETKETKSGNFYATFVNHKIVLPITDMDLVFGYDTSLNFARSFEEHTLEELLLEPQVTENKIPCGFTPVIKKLNVNESIQIETLIGYTSDINIINHKLSTFQEKNYFTKKQVEAKLIIDELLDDVLTTTNYPLFDEYIRQSYLDNLIRGGYPLTIETTNENFVYYLYSRKHGDLERDYNFFSIAPEFYSQGNGNFRDVCQNRRNDILFHPEIDNYNIHVFASLIQADGFNPLGINGSTFQLKNPTKAKELIQECFLVENKAMEKLLDGKFTPGSIINLMHQENLSTKLTDESIFNKIFSLSFQNIEASFNEGYWVDHWTYLLDLIENYDHIFPDRNNALLYGDSSYTYFNSPASVYPRSEKYVKDRFGKIRQYGALHHPDKEVINTFEMNEHGTNWLKLKDKSIIKATLYSKLFVLAINKFALLDPLGIGLEMEANKPGWNDAMNGLPGLFASGISETIELARLVDYLLKHIDTSKKIVLPISFVTFFQNMEKADDSDAFIYWDSISTLREIYRETLRTPIERMVELPVKSLLDILNKMQKKLKRSLQQALDLGKGIIPTYLYYEADDYEVQTDKSGQPIIGHYGLPLVHVKHFTMKKLPLFLEAPARFLKYNSNLEQNSTLVQKVKNSGIYDKKLKMYKTSENLDKYGYEIGRIRAFTKGWLEREANFLHMTYKYLLGILKSGQIDAFFEEARDNLVCFMDPEIYGRSTLENSSFIATSNNPNPNLHGQGFVSRLSGSTAEIISIWSVLLYGKEIFTYEDNTLRLKLKPLLTADFFKDDIVVTTFMHTSLLYYNPNHLNGFDCKIEKYELTDYNGYITLVSSEFISDTFAENVRNGLYKLIKVYLV, translated from the coding sequence ATGAATAAAGATTATCTATATTTTGATAAAACATTTGAAATTAATTCATATGATCGAAAAAAAACCTTCGCAAGTTTTCTTCCTGGACTTGCGGGGAAAAAAGGAATTCCTTTGTGGGCCTTTTATGTAAACCGGGGTCAAGGAGTTTCTTCTTTTGGTATACGAGATAAAAATGGTGCTATTTTAGAGTTTTACCCTGCAAATCTAGCATATATGTATGTTTCAAAAATCGGATTTAGAACTTTTATTAAAGTCAATGGTGTTGTCCATGAATTTTTTGATAACTCAGATCAAACACAAACTCGTAAAATGCATATTACACAAAGTTCTTTAAAAATCATAGAAGAAAACCATACATTAGGCCTTAGTATTAGCGTAACGTATTTTGGCTTACCAAACGAGGACATTGCAGCTTTGACTCGATTAGTAGAAATTAAAAATGTTTCAAAAGAACCCATTTCTTTCGAAGTCTTGGATGGATTGGCTCAAATCCTTCCTTCTGGAGTGGACTATGGTGGGTATAAAGCCATATCTAATTTACTAAGAAGTTGGATGAATGTTGAAAATCTTGATAAAAAAATTGCTTTTTACAAACTTCGCTCCTCCATTGGGGATGAAGCGGAAACCAAAGAAACCAAATCCGGAAATTTTTACGCTACTTTTGTTAATCATAAAATTGTTTTACCAATTACCGATATGGATTTAGTATTTGGCTATGATACTTCTTTAAATTTTGCTCGCTCTTTTGAAGAACATACTTTGGAAGAACTTTTGTTAGAACCTCAAGTCACTGAAAATAAGATTCCTTGCGGTTTTACACCTGTCATTAAAAAGTTAAACGTAAATGAATCTATTCAAATTGAAACCTTAATTGGTTACACATCAGACATTAATATCATTAATCACAAACTAAGTACCTTTCAAGAAAAAAACTATTTTACGAAAAAACAAGTTGAGGCAAAGTTAATCATTGATGAATTACTTGATGACGTTTTAACTACGACAAATTATCCTCTTTTTGATGAATACATTCGTCAAAGTTATCTTGATAATTTAATTCGTGGAGGATATCCTTTAACCATAGAGACAACCAATGAAAATTTCGTGTATTATCTTTATAGTCGAAAACATGGTGATTTAGAGCGAGACTATAATTTCTTTTCAATTGCACCAGAATTCTATTCTCAAGGAAATGGAAATTTCCGTGATGTGTGTCAAAACCGAAGAAATGATATTCTTTTCCATCCAGAAATTGATAACTATAACATCCATGTATTTGCGTCTCTTATCCAAGCAGATGGGTTTAATCCATTAGGTATTAATGGTTCCACTTTCCAATTAAAAAATCCTACAAAAGCAAAAGAACTAATTCAAGAGTGTTTTTTAGTTGAAAATAAAGCGATGGAAAAACTCCTTGATGGAAAGTTTACTCCAGGAAGTATTATTAACTTGATGCATCAAGAAAATCTTTCGACAAAATTAACTGATGAATCAATCTTTAACAAAATCTTTAGTCTTTCTTTTCAAAACATAGAAGCAAGTTTCAATGAAGGATATTGGGTAGATCATTGGACTTATCTTTTAGATTTAATTGAAAATTATGATCATATTTTTCCAGATCGAAATAACGCTTTGTTATATGGTGACTCTTCCTATACTTATTTTAATAGTCCTGCATCTGTCTATCCAAGAAGTGAAAAATATGTTAAAGATCGTTTTGGAAAGATTCGCCAATATGGTGCCTTGCATCATCCTGACAAAGAAGTCATCAACACTTTTGAAATGAATGAACATGGTACAAATTGGCTTAAATTAAAAGATAAATCTATCATCAAAGCTACTTTGTATTCTAAATTATTTGTTTTAGCCATTAACAAATTTGCTTTATTAGATCCGTTAGGAATTGGGCTTGAAATGGAAGCCAATAAACCCGGTTGGAACGATGCAATGAATGGTCTTCCAGGATTATTTGCAAGTGGAATAAGCGAAACAATTGAACTTGCTAGGTTAGTAGATTATTTATTAAAACATATCGATACTTCCAAAAAAATAGTGCTTCCTATTTCTTTTGTCACGTTTTTTCAAAACATGGAAAAAGCAGATGATTCTGATGCATTTATTTATTGGGATAGTATCTCTACTCTAAGAGAAATCTATCGAGAGACATTAAGAACCCCTATCGAAAGAATGGTGGAGCTTCCTGTTAAATCATTATTAGATATCCTTAACAAAATGCAAAAAAAATTAAAACGTTCTTTGCAACAAGCCCTCGATTTAGGAAAAGGAATTATTCCTACCTATCTCTATTATGAAGCCGATGATTACGAAGTTCAAACAGATAAGTCAGGTCAACCAATCATTGGACATTATGGATTGCCTTTGGTTCACGTAAAACATTTTACTATGAAAAAACTGCCTTTGTTCTTAGAGGCTCCAGCAAGATTTTTGAAATACAATTCCAATTTAGAACAAAATAGTACTTTAGTCCAAAAAGTGAAAAACTCAGGGATTTATGATAAAAAACTTAAAATGTATAAAACCAGTGAAAATTTAGATAAATATGGCTATGAAATAGGCAGAATTAGAGCCTTCACCAAAGGGTGGTTGGAACGAGAAGCCAATTTCTTACATATGACCTATAAATATTTACTTGGAATATTAAAATCTGGACAAATCGATGCTTTTTTTGAAGAGGCAAGGGATAATTTAGTTTGTTTTATGGATCCAGAAATCTATGGCCGTTCTACCCTTGAAAATTCTTCTTTTATCGCTACTTCAAATAATCCAAATCCAAACTTACATGGGCAAGGATTTGTATCTAGATTAAGTGGCTCAACGGCTGAAATCATTAGTATTTGGTCTGTACTACTTTACGGGAAAGAAATTTTCACTTATGAAGATAACACTTTACGGTTAAAATTAAAGCCCCTTTTAACTGCTGATTTCTTTAAAGACGATATTGTAGTTACAACGTTCATGCATACAAGTTTACTCTATTACAATCCAAATCATTTAAATGGATTTGATTGTAAAATCGAAAAATATGAACTTACAGATTATAACGGATATATTACTTTAGTTTCTTCTGAATTTATTTCAGATACGTTTGCAGAAAATGTTAGAAACGGTTTGTATAAACTTATTAAAGTCTATTTGGTTTAA
- a CDS encoding Gfo/Idh/MocA family oxidoreductase, which produces MIKFGVMGAGRISASFSSAVNGINEHLYAIASRNLLKAETFKNKYHYQVAYGSYEEMLDDPLVDCVYIATPHSFHFDQMKLCLEKGKHILCEKSFTLNHKQAIIIYELARRKHLFVMEAMWTRFLPTLLEVKKLIDQDEIGEIIQIDATFGFKAEMDLQNRLFNLNLGGGALLDVGLYTLTLANLFLGVPDNIESTVVMSKEGIDLSETITYFYPHAQAVLMASLVEDLGTDAYIYGTKGYFHIPSFHSANLAILYNNNHKALREIEHKHIVNGLEYEIFETIKCIKKKSIESPLMTHENSIEILRQMDHLRKKWNLVYPQELG; this is translated from the coding sequence ATGATTAAATTTGGTGTCATGGGTGCTGGCAGAATTTCTGCTTCCTTTTCAAGTGCAGTAAATGGTATTAATGAACATTTATATGCCATTGCCTCTAGAAACTTGTTAAAAGCAGAAACCTTTAAAAACAAATATCATTATCAAGTTGCCTATGGAAGTTATGAGGAAATGTTAGACGATCCTTTAGTGGACTGTGTCTATATTGCGACCCCTCATTCTTTTCACTTTGATCAAATGAAATTATGTTTAGAAAAAGGAAAACATATACTTTGTGAAAAAAGTTTTACTTTAAATCATAAACAAGCCATCATTATCTATGAACTTGCTAGAAGGAAACATCTTTTTGTAATGGAAGCGATGTGGACAAGATTCTTACCTACTCTTCTAGAAGTAAAAAAATTAATCGATCAAGACGAAATTGGAGAAATCATTCAAATTGATGCAACTTTTGGTTTTAAAGCGGAAATGGATTTACAAAATCGATTGTTTAATTTAAATCTTGGTGGGGGTGCTTTACTAGACGTAGGTCTTTATACATTAACACTTGCAAATCTGTTTTTAGGTGTTCCTGATAATATTGAGAGCACAGTAGTTATGAGCAAAGAAGGAATCGATTTATCAGAAACAATTACTTATTTTTATCCTCATGCACAAGCTGTTTTGATGGCTTCTTTGGTAGAAGATTTAGGAACAGATGCATATATTTATGGTACCAAAGGGTATTTTCATATTCCTTCGTTTCATTCAGCTAATCTTGCAATTCTTTACAACAATAATCATAAAGCATTGCGAGAAATAGAACACAAGCATATTGTGAATGGTTTAGAATATGAGATTTTTGAAACTATAAAATGTATAAAGAAAAAAAGCATTGAAAGTCCGCTTATGACTCATGAAAATTCCATTGAAATTTTAAGACAAATGGATCATTTACGAAAAAAATGGAATTTAGTTTATCCGCAAGAATTAGGGTAA
- the rplU gene encoding 50S ribosomal protein L21, which produces MYAVIETGGKQLKVEVGQEIYIEKLEVEVESTYTFDKVLMVGGEKTKIGKPYVKGASVVATVNKHGKGAKIIVFKYEPKKHYHRKNGHRQPYTKLTITEIQL; this is translated from the coding sequence ATGTATGCAGTAATTGAAACTGGTGGAAAACAACTAAAAGTTGAAGTCGGGCAAGAAATTTACATTGAGAAATTAGAAGTGGAAGTTGAATCAACTTATACGTTCGACAAAGTATTAATGGTAGGTGGCGAAAAAACTAAAATAGGCAAACCTTATGTTAAAGGTGCAAGTGTCGTTGCCACAGTAAACAAACATGGTAAAGGTGCTAAAATAATCGTTTTTAAATACGAGCCTAAAAAGCATTATCACCGTAAAAATGGCCATCGTCAACCATATACTAAGTTAACGATAACCGAAATTCAACTGTAA
- the rpmA gene encoding 50S ribosomal protein L27 → MLNLNILECMASKKGVGSTKNGRDSVGRRLGAKLSDGQYCTAGSIIYRQRGTKIHPGENVGLGKDDTLFALIDGIVKYERLGRDRKQASVYPQA, encoded by the coding sequence ATACTAAATCTTAATATACTTGAATGTATGGCTTCAAAAAAAGGGGTAGGGTCGACTAAAAATGGTCGTGACTCAGTAGGACGCCGCTTAGGAGCTAAATTATCTGATGGTCAATATTGTACTGCCGGATCGATCATTTATCGTCAACGAGGAACTAAAATTCATCCTGGAGAAAATGTTGGTTTAGGAAAAGATGACACTTTATTTGCATTAATCGATGGTATTGTAAAATACGAAAGATTAGGTAGAGATAGAAAACAAGCATCTGTGTACCCGCAAGCATAA